Proteins found in one Sorghum bicolor cultivar BTx623 chromosome 1, Sorghum_bicolor_NCBIv3, whole genome shotgun sequence genomic segment:
- the LOC8059991 gene encoding phytochrome a, producing the protein MSSSRPAHSSSSSSRTRQSSRARILAQTTLDAELNAEYEESGDSFDYSKLVEAQRSTPSEQQGRSGKVIAYLQHIQRGKLIQPFGCLLALDEKSFRVIAFSENAPEMLTTVSHAVPNVDDPPKLGIGTNVRSLFTDPGATALQKALGFADVSLLNPILVQCKTSGKPFYAIVHRATGCLVVDFEPVKPTEFPATAAGALQSYKLAAKAISKIQSLPGGSMEALCNTVVKEVFELTGYDRVMAYKFHEDEHGEVFAEITKPGIEPYLGLHYPATDIPQAARFLFMKNKVRMICDCRAKSVKIIEDEALSIDISLCGSTLRAPHSCHLQYMENMNSIASLVMAVVVNENEEDDEPGPEQPPQQQKKKRLWGLIVCHHESPRYVPFPLRYACEFLAQVFAVHVNKEFELEKQIREKSILRMQTMLSDMLFKEASPLSIVSGSPNIMDLVKCDGAALLYGDKVWRLQTAPTESQIRDIAFWLSEVHGDSTGLSTDSLQDAGYPGAASLGDMICGMAVAKITSKDILFWFRSHTAAEIKWGGAKHDPSDKDDNRRMHPRLSFKAFLEVVKMKSLPWSDYEMDAIHSLQLILRGTLNDALKPVQASGLDNQIGDLKLDGLAELQAVTSEMVRLMETATVPILAVDGNGLVNGWNQKVAELSGLRVDEAIGRHILTLVEDSSVSIVQRMLYLALQGKEEKEVRFELKTHGSKRDDGPVILVVNACASRDLHDHVVGVCFVAQDMTVHKLVMDKFTRVEGDYKAIIHNPNPLIPPIFGADQFGWCSEWNVAMTKLTGWHRDEVIDKMLLGEVFDSSNASCLLKSKDDFVRLCIIINSALAGEEAENAPFGLFDRNGKYIECLLSVNRKVNADGVVTGVFCFIHVPSDDLQHALHVQQASEQTAQRRLKAFSYMRHAINKPLSGMLYSRETLKSTGLNEEQMRQVHVADSCHRQLNKILADLDQDNITDKSSCLDLDMAEFVLEDVVVSAVSQVLIGCQGKGIRVACNLPERFMKQKVYGDGIRLQQILSDFLFVSVKFSPVGGSVDISSKLTKNSIGENLHLIDFELRIKHQGAGVPAEILSQMYEEDNKEQSEEGLSLLVSRNLLRLMNGNIRHLREAGMSTFILTAELAAAPSAVGQ; encoded by the exons ATGTCTTCCTCGAGGCCTGCCCACTCTTCCAGTTCATCCAGTAGGACTCGCCAGAGCTCCCGGGCAAGGATATTAGCACAAACAACCCTTGATGCTGAACTCAATGCAGAGTATGAAGAATCTGGTGATTCCTTTGATTACTCCAAGTTGGTTGAAGCACAGCGGAGCACTCCATCTGAGCAGCAAGGGCGATCAGGAAAGGTCATAGCCTACTTGCAGCATATTCAAAGAGGAAAGCTAATCCAACCATTTGGTTGCTTGTTGGCCCTTGACGAGAAGAGCTTCAGGGTCATTGCATTCAGTGAGAATGCACCTGAAATGCTCACAACGGTCAGCCATGCTGTGCCAAACGTTGATGATCCCCCAAAGCTAGGAATTGGTACCAATGTGCGCTCCCTTTTCACTGACCCTGGTGCTACAGCACTGCAGAAGGCACTAGGATTTGCTGATGTTTCTTTGCTGAATCCTATCCTAGTTCAATGCAAGACCTCAGGCAAGCCATTCTATGCCATTGTTCATAGGGCAACTGGTTGTCTGGTGGTAGATTTTGAGCCTGTGAAGCCTACAGAATTTCCTGCCACTGCTGCTGGGGCTTTGCAGTCTTACAAGCTTGCTGCCAAGGCAATCTCCAAGATCCAGTCACTGCCAGGTGGAAGCATGGAGGCCTTATGCAATACCGTGGTTAAGGAAGTCTTTGAGCTTACAGGTTATGACAGGGTTATGGCTTACAAGTTCCATGAAGATGAGCATGGGGAGGTCTTTGCTGAGATCACCAAACCTGGTATTGAACCTTATCTAGGCCTGCACTATCCAGCCACTGATATCCCTCAAGCTGCCAGGTTTCTCTTCATGAAGAACAAAGTCAGAATGATCTGTGATTGCCGTGCAAAATCTGTGAAGATTATTGAAGATGAGGCACTCTCCATTGATATTAGCTTGTGTGGTTCAACTCTTAGAGCACCACATAGCTGTCACCTTCAGTATATGGAGAACATGAACTCGATTGCATCCCTTGTCATGGCTGTTGTGGTTAATGAAAATGaagaggatgatgaacctgggCCCGAACAACCACCACAAcagcagaagaagaagagacTGTGGGGTCTCATTGTTTGCCACCATGAAAGCCCCAGATATGTCCCGTTTCCACTGCGGTATGCCTGTGAATTCTTGGCCCAAGTGTTTGCTGTCCATGTAAACAAGGAGTTTGAATTGGAGAAGCAGATACGAGAGAAAAGCATTCTGCGAATGCAAACAATGCTCTCTGACATGCTGTTCAAGGAAGCATCTCCCTTGAGTATCGTATCTGGGAGTCCAAATATCATGGACCTAGTTAAGTGTGATGGTGCTGCTCTTTTGTATGGGGACAAAGTCTGGCGGCTTCAAACGGCTCCAACCGAGTCTCAGATACgtgatattgccttctggcTTTCAGAAGTTCATGGGGATTCCACTGGCTTGAGTACTGATAGCCTCCAGGATGCTGGATATCCAGGAGCTGCTTCCCTTGGTGACATGATTTGTGGAATGGCAGTGGCTAAGATCACGTCCAAGGACATTCTTTTCTGGTTCAGGTCACATACAGCTGCTGAAATCAAATGGGGAGGTGCAAAGCATGATCCATCTGATAAGGATGACAACAGAAGGATGCACCCTAGGTTGTCCTTTAAGGCTTTCCTTGAGGTTGTCAAGATGAAGAGTTTGCCATGGAGCGACTACGAGATGGATGCTATTCACTCATTGCAACTTATTCTTAGAGGTACACTGAATGATGCCTTGAAGCCGGTCCAGGCATCTGGTTTAGATAACCAGATTGGTGATCTCAAACTTGATGGGCTTGCTGAATTGCAAGCAGTGACAAGTGAAATGGTTCGCCTCATGGAAACAGCAACTGTTCCGATCTTGGCAGTAGATGGCAATGGATTGGTCAATGGATGGAATCAAAAGGTAGCAGAATTGTCAGGGTTGAGAGTTGATGAAGCTATAGGTAGACACATACTTACACTTGTGGAGGATTCTTCTGTATCAATTGTTCAGAGGATGCTATATTTAGCTCTGCAGG gcaaagaagagaaggaagttCGATTTGAGTTGAAAACACATGGCTCCAAGAGGGATGATGGCCCTGTTATCTTGGTTGTAAATGCTTGTGCCAGTCGTGACCTTCATGACCATGTTGTTGGGGTGTGCTTTGTAGCCCAGGATATGACTGTTCATAAGTTGGTCATGGACAAATTTACTCGGGTTGAGGGGGACTACAAGGCAATCATTCACAACCCAAACCCGCTCATTCCTCCTATATTTGGTGCTGACCAATTTGGATGGTGCTCTGAGTGGAATGTAGCCATGACCAAGCTTACTGGGTGGCACAGAGATGAAGTGATAGAtaagatgctccttggtgaggtTTTTGACAGTAGCAATGCTTCCTGCCTTTTGAAGAGCAAAGATGATTTTGTACGTCTTTGCATTATCATCAACAGTGCATTAGCCGGTGAAGAGGCAGAAAATGCTCCATTCGGTTTGTTTGACCGCAATGGGAAATATATTGAATGCCTTCTGTCAGTGAACAGAAAAGTAAATGCAGATGGTGTTGTCACTGGAGTGTTCTGTTTCATTCATGTTCCTAGTGATGACCTGCAGCATGCGCTACATGTGCAGCAAGCCTCTGAGCAGACAGCACAAAGAAGGTTGAAGGCTTTCTCGTACATGCGACATGCCATCAACAAACCTCTCTCAGGTATGCTTTATTCTAGGGAAACACTCAAGAGCACAGGTCTGAATGAAGAGCAGATGAGGCAGGTCCATGTTGCAGATAGTTGTCATCGCCAGCTAAACAAGATACTTGCCGACTTAGATCAAGATAACATTACTGACAA GTCAAGTTGCTTGGATTTGGATATGGCTGAATTTGTGTTGGAAGATGTGGTGGTGTCTGCTGTAAGTCAAGTACTGATAGGTTGCCAGGGTAAAGGTATCAGAGTTGCTTGCAACCTGCCAGAGAGATTCATGAAGCAAAAAGTTTACGGGGATGGTATCCGACTCCAACAGATCCTCTCCGACTTCTTATTTGTTTCGGTGAAGTTCTCTCCTGTTGGTGGCTCTGTTGATATCTCTTCCAAACTGACTAAGAACAGCATTGGGGAAAACCTTCATCTCATAGACTTCGAACTTAG GATCAAGCACCAAGGAGCAGGAGTCCCAGCAGAAATATTGTCACAAATGTATGAGGAGGACAATAAAGAGCAGTCAGAGGAGGGTTTGAGCCTTCTTGTTTCTAGAAACCTTCTGAGGCTCATGAATGGTAACATTCGTCACCTCAGGGAAGCTGGCATGTCAACCTTCATCCTCACTGCTGAACTTGCTGCTGCTCCTTCAGCAGTTGGACAATGA